Proteins found in one Arachis stenosperma cultivar V10309 chromosome 8, arast.V10309.gnm1.PFL2, whole genome shotgun sequence genomic segment:
- the LOC130943659 gene encoding uncharacterized protein LOC130943659, whose translation MFHSKHHSLTRALLFFLIQTPPLPSPSIKSYLLLLPQTRRHSSLFSTTSTSGDHHSFTVSYLTTKCGFSHEDALRANRRVRFDTPVKPDSVISFFKAHGFSLSQITTIMRRIPVFLTCDPTNAILSKFQFLSSKGASPSDIVLMTTRSPRFLLRSLDHIVSLYELVRRFCPSDLKAIAYITAWPSSIADVRLAQNVKLLLDEGLTNANIHHLLRTRPSVLSSADLKKTVEEVKQLGFDPSHSYFSVVLLTKRAITKSKWEAKVDVLKKWGWSEQDFSEAFRRHPNFMLRSEDKLNAVMSFWISNLGWDSSALRIRPMLFGCSLEKRLIPRAKVVKYLLSNGLMKKNASIITPFSLTEELFLKKCVTCFEEKDRSRLLTLYQGGC comes from the coding sequence ATGTTTCACTCTAAGCATCACTCTCTTACAAGagctcttctcttcttcctcatccaAACTCCCCCTCTTCCATCTCCATCCATAAAATCTTACCTTCTTCTTCTGCCACAAACACGCCGCCACTCATCCCTCTTCTCAACCACCTCCACTTCCGGTGACCACCACTCTTTCACTGTCTCCTACCTCACCACCAAGTGCGGCTTCTCCCATGAAGACGCTCTCAGAGCAAACAGGCGCGTTCGCTTTGACACCCCGGTCAAGCCAGATTCCGTCATCTCCTTCTTCAAAGCCCACGGTTTCTCACTCTCCCAAATCACCACCATCATGCGCAGGATTCCCGTGTTCCTCACATGCGACCCCACCAACGCAATCTTGTCAAAGTTTCAATTTTTATCATCCAAAGGTGCTTCTCCCTCTGACATTGTACTCATGACCACAAGGAGTCCCCGCTTCCTGCTTCGAAGCCTTGACCATATAGTATCCTTGTACGAATTGGTAAGGAGGTTCTGTCCCTCTGATCTTAAGGCCATTGCTTATATAACTGCATGGCCATCATCCATTGCTGATGTTCGTCTGGCTCAAAATGTGAAATTGCTGCTTGATGAAGGGTTGACCAATGCCAACATTCACCATTTGCTTAGAACTAGGCCTTCTGTGCTGTCCTCTGCTGATTTGAAGAAAACAGTTGAGGAAGTGAAGCAATTGGGGTTTGATCCTTCACACTCTTATTTCAGTGTGGTGTTGCTGACCAAAAGGGCCATAACTAAGTCCAAATGGGAGGCTAAAGTTGATGTCCTTAAGAAATGGGGCTGGTCCGAACAAGATTTTTCGGAGGCCTTTAGGAGGCACCCCAATTTTATGCTACGTTCCGAGGACAAACTCAATGCAGTGATGAGCTTTTGGATCAGTAATCTCGGCTGGGATTCTTCGGCGCTTCGCATTAGACCGATGCTTTTTGGATGCAGTTTGGAGAAGAGGCTTATTCCTAGAGCTAAGGTTGTCAAATATCTTCTCTCCAATggtttgatgaagaagaatgCTAGCATAATCACACCATTTTCTTTGACTGAGGAGCTGTTCCTCAAGAAGTGTGTCACATGTTTTGAGGAGAAAGATCGGTCTCGCCTATTAACACTATATCAAGGAGGATGTTAG